One genomic segment of Cloacibacillus sp. includes these proteins:
- a CDS encoding potassium/proton antiporter: MDNINALILFVSLILLFCIAFSRFLTKAGIPVLVFFILAGMIMGSDGIGGIYFDNAAVASTIGNFAICYILFAGGMATSWKSAKEVLVPGVLLSTVGVIITAVLVAVAAHLLVGLTWLQGLLLGAVVSCTDAASVFSILRSNNLNLKAPLAPLLELESSSNDPTAYMLTIAIIGLMTSPGSSFFSFVTLFVMQFVIGGVLGFAFGYAGAWVTNRIKLNSDGLYPVVAATLAALIYSAVQVMHGNGFLGIYIAGMVMGNMKLVHKSSLVRFFDGFSWLMQILVFVTLGLLVFPSQLPSVWLPALTISAMLMFIIRPAAVFLTLLPFKYSKRAQLLVSWVGLRGASSIVFASYALTHALPNGDVIFNMVFFISLTSVIVQGSLLAPVASLLDQLDHEDKTLVSRSFTDYEEELQGGLYELSVTKGSPAAGMEVQDLKFPESVRIMLIRRGSGSVTPTGKTQVREGDMLMVTADDTDVLLALKERLGFA, encoded by the coding sequence ATGGATAATATCAACGCCCTTATTCTTTTTGTCTCACTTATATTGCTTTTTTGTATAGCATTCAGCCGTTTTCTCACAAAAGCCGGTATTCCGGTGCTCGTATTCTTCATCCTCGCGGGGATGATAATGGGGTCGGACGGTATCGGCGGCATCTATTTTGACAATGCCGCCGTCGCAAGCACCATCGGAAACTTTGCGATATGCTATATCCTTTTTGCCGGCGGTATGGCAACAAGCTGGAAATCCGCCAAAGAGGTGCTGGTGCCCGGGGTGCTGCTCTCGACGGTCGGCGTTATTATCACCGCCGTGCTTGTCGCCGTCGCGGCCCATCTTCTCGTGGGGCTGACGTGGCTCCAGGGGCTTCTGCTCGGCGCGGTCGTCTCCTGTACCGACGCCGCCTCCGTCTTTTCCATTCTGCGCTCGAACAACCTGAACCTCAAAGCGCCGCTCGCGCCGCTTCTCGAGCTTGAGAGCAGCAGCAACGACCCCACCGCCTATATGCTGACGATAGCGATCATCGGCCTCATGACGTCGCCGGGCAGCAGCTTTTTCAGCTTTGTCACACTGTTCGTGATGCAGTTTGTCATCGGCGGGGTGCTTGGCTTCGCCTTCGGTTATGCCGGAGCCTGGGTGACGAACCGCATAAAGCTCAACAGCGACGGCCTCTATCCCGTGGTAGCGGCGACGTTGGCTGCCCTCATCTATTCGGCGGTGCAGGTGATGCACGGCAACGGATTCCTGGGAATCTACATTGCCGGTATGGTGATGGGAAATATGAAGCTGGTCCATAAGTCGTCGCTGGTGCGTTTCTTCGACGGCTTTTCCTGGCTGATGCAGATACTGGTCTTTGTAACGCTGGGGCTGCTGGTCTTTCCCTCGCAGCTGCCTTCGGTATGGCTTCCTGCGCTTACGATCTCCGCGATGCTGATGTTCATCATTCGTCCCGCGGCGGTCTTTCTCACGCTGCTGCCATTCAAATACTCGAAGAGAGCGCAGCTCCTCGTCTCATGGGTCGGCCTGCGTGGAGCCTCGTCGATCGTCTTTGCCTCTTATGCGCTCACCCACGCGCTTCCAAACGGGGATGTCATATTCAACATGGTTTTTTTCATTTCGCTGACCTCGGTCATAGTTCAGGGCTCGCTGCTTGCACCGGTGGCCTCGCTGCTCGACCAGCTCGATCATGAGGATAAGACGCTCGTCTCGCGCAGCTTTACCGACTATGAGGAGGAACTTCAGGGCGGACTGTATGAGCTGAGCGTGACAAAGGGATCGCCGGCCGCGGGGATGGAGGTGCAAGATCTGAAATTCCCCGAGAGCGTCCGCATCATGCTTATCAGGCG